A portion of the Novosphingobium sp. KA1 genome contains these proteins:
- a CDS encoding ParB/RepB/Spo0J family partition protein, producing the protein MTNTIETTATASEVPAAENGAVLFVPLNKLKKSPRNARKTPHSEAHIEALSASIAAKGMLQNLVVEPETNAEGEPTGSYFVTIGEGRRLAQLLRVKRKQIKKTEGIRCVLDTENDAAEISLDENVTREAMHPADQFERFRELADNRGWGAEEIAARFGVSAYVVKQRLRLGAVSPKLMQVYRDDGLSLDQLMAFAITEDHDRQELVFNNLSWNREPATIRRDLTKANVEATERRARFVGADAYAEAGGTIIRDLFTEDRGGYFEDAALLDRLVIGKLEDIAAEVQAAEGWKWTAAHIDYPHAHGLRRSYPHPVDLSEEDAAAYDAAQEELERLSAEWQNADVDLPDEVDQRLAELEAEIERIDAKRHAYDADEIARGGVFVILNHDGTARIERGFIRAEDEAPEPEEAESATYEVDGVMVNEDGVIVGDEGNEDERSDSALETEEEEAGDAGKPLSDLLIRDLTAHRTLGLRLALGEQPDTALVAVVHALAAQTFYRGGEASCLEIRLSSAYLASHADGIEDTPAAKALADRHAEWASDMPRDVADLWAFVAGLDHVSLMALLAHCASLTINAVRVQWEQKPNARATAEKLATATMLDMTAHWTPTGQTYFGRVTKAHILAAVREAVSDEAAERIAGLKKPEMVQAAEQLLAGTGWLPTVLRTARPAAEPEADAYLQAAE; encoded by the coding sequence ATGACCAACACCATCGAAACGACCGCCACGGCTTCCGAAGTCCCCGCCGCCGAAAACGGCGCGGTGCTGTTCGTGCCGCTGAACAAGTTGAAGAAGTCGCCCCGCAACGCCCGCAAGACCCCGCACAGCGAAGCCCATATCGAAGCGCTGTCGGCCAGCATTGCGGCGAAGGGTATGCTGCAAAATCTGGTGGTGGAGCCGGAGACGAACGCGGAGGGCGAACCGACCGGCAGCTATTTCGTGACCATCGGAGAAGGCCGCAGGCTCGCGCAGTTGCTGCGCGTGAAGCGCAAGCAGATCAAGAAGACGGAAGGCATCCGCTGCGTACTGGACACCGAGAATGACGCTGCGGAAATCAGCCTTGACGAGAACGTCACCCGCGAGGCGATGCACCCTGCCGATCAGTTCGAGCGGTTCCGGGAGTTGGCGGATAATCGCGGATGGGGCGCGGAAGAGATCGCCGCCCGGTTCGGGGTTTCTGCCTATGTCGTGAAGCAGCGGCTTCGCCTTGGCGCTGTCAGCCCGAAGCTGATGCAGGTCTATCGGGATGACGGCTTGTCGCTGGATCAGTTGATGGCCTTCGCCATCACCGAGGATCATGACCGGCAGGAACTGGTTTTCAATAACCTGTCGTGGAACCGCGAACCCGCGACGATCCGGCGTGATCTGACCAAGGCGAACGTGGAGGCGACCGAACGGCGGGCGCGTTTCGTCGGGGCGGACGCCTATGCGGAGGCAGGCGGCACGATCATCCGCGACCTCTTCACCGAGGATCGGGGCGGCTATTTCGAGGATGCCGCGTTGCTCGACCGGCTTGTCATCGGAAAGCTGGAAGACATCGCCGCCGAGGTGCAGGCCGCAGAAGGATGGAAGTGGACCGCCGCTCACATCGACTATCCCCATGCCCACGGCTTGCGCCGCAGCTATCCGCATCCGGTGGATTTGTCGGAGGAAGATGCCGCCGCCTATGACGCCGCGCAGGAGGAATTGGAGCGCCTGTCGGCAGAATGGCAGAACGCGGACGTGGACCTTCCCGACGAGGTGGATCAGCGGCTGGCGGAGCTTGAAGCCGAGATCGAGCGGATTGACGCCAAGCGCCACGCCTATGACGCCGATGAGATCGCGCGCGGCGGCGTGTTCGTCATCCTCAACCATGACGGCACGGCCCGGATCGAGCGTGGTTTCATCCGCGCCGAGGACGAAGCACCGGAACCGGAGGAAGCGGAAAGCGCCACCTATGAAGTGGATGGCGTGATGGTCAACGAGGATGGGGTGATCGTCGGGGACGAGGGGAACGAGGACGAGCGGTCAGATTCCGCGCTCGAGACCGAGGAAGAGGAAGCCGGGGATGCGGGAAAGCCGCTGTCGGACCTTCTCATCCGCGATCTGACCGCCCATCGCACCCTTGGCCTGCGCCTCGCCCTTGGCGAGCAGCCGGATACGGCGCTTGTCGCCGTGGTTCACGCGCTGGCGGCGCAGACCTTCTATCGCGGCGGGGAAGCGTCCTGCCTCGAAATCCGGTTGAGCAGCGCCTATCTCGCCTCCCATGCGGACGGCATCGAGGACACGCCCGCCGCGAAGGCGTTGGCGGATCGTCATGCCGAATGGGCATCGGATATGCCCCGCGACGTAGCGGACCTGTGGGCCTTCGTCGCCGGTCTGGACCATGTGAGCCTCATGGCCTTGCTCGCGCATTGCGCATCGCTGACCATCAATGCGGTCAGGGTTCAGTGGGAGCAGAAGCCGAACGCGCGCGCGACGGCGGAAAAGCTGGCGACGGCGACGATGCTGGACATGACGGCGCACTGGACCCCGACCGGCCAGACCTATTTTGGTCGCGTCACCAAGGCGCATATCCTCGCCGCCGTGCGGGAAGCCGTCAGCGATGAGGCCGCCGAGCGGATCGCGGGATTGAAGAAGCCGGAGATGGTGCAGGCCGCCGAACAGCTTCTGGCCGGAACCGGCTGGCTGCCGACCGTGCTGCGCACCGCGCGGCCTGCCGCCGAGCCGGAGGCCGACGCCTACCTACAAGCCGCTGAGTGA
- a CDS encoding ATP-binding protein, translating into MYERFVERRAEEALADTPVVLIVGPRRAGKTTLVRKMGETGRTYITLDDQTALAAAQSDPAGFIRGLDQAIIDEIQRAPDLLLAIKKTVDEDYRPGRFLLTGSANVLTLPRIADSLAGRMETIQMLPLAKSEVEGRTPTFLERLFEGKLQSQRNAIVGDDLVQLVLLGGFPEAISRETERRRQDWLRSYLTSILTRDLRDIADVEKLTELPKFVRLLAEHSGQLVNYSQFAAGIGVTHKTGQRYVGLLEQVFLVATVQPWFTNALKRIAKTPKLHFLDSGLLATVRGLTFDRVKADRATFGALLESFVFSEVLKLMSASDLRVTPHHFRDRDMREVDIVLERDDGMIVGIEVKASATVKAGDFGGLRALAEACGDRFAFGVVLYDSADVVPFGDKLVAAPLSCLWSAAA; encoded by the coding sequence ATGTACGAACGGTTTGTAGAACGGCGGGCGGAAGAGGCCCTCGCGGATACGCCCGTGGTCCTGATCGTGGGGCCGCGCCGTGCCGGCAAGACCACGCTCGTCCGCAAGATGGGCGAGACTGGTCGAACATATATTACCCTGGATGATCAGACGGCTCTCGCAGCCGCGCAATCCGATCCGGCCGGTTTCATCCGTGGGCTGGATCAAGCCATCATCGACGAAATCCAGCGCGCCCCTGACCTACTACTGGCCATAAAGAAGACGGTCGATGAGGATTATCGGCCAGGACGATTCCTGCTGACGGGATCAGCGAACGTCCTGACCCTGCCACGGATCGCGGACAGTCTGGCCGGACGGATGGAAACTATCCAGATGTTGCCGCTGGCCAAGTCCGAAGTCGAAGGCCGGACACCCACATTTCTCGAACGGCTCTTTGAGGGCAAGCTCCAGAGTCAGCGGAACGCCATCGTCGGTGACGATCTGGTCCAACTTGTCCTTCTAGGGGGCTTTCCCGAAGCGATCAGCCGTGAAACCGAGCGGCGGCGCCAAGACTGGCTGCGCTCCTATCTCACGTCGATTCTCACGCGCGACCTGCGCGATATTGCCGATGTGGAGAAACTGACCGAGCTGCCGAAATTCGTGCGGCTTCTGGCGGAGCACTCAGGCCAGTTGGTCAATTATTCTCAGTTCGCAGCCGGGATCGGCGTCACCCATAAGACCGGACAGCGCTATGTTGGGCTACTCGAACAAGTCTTTCTGGTCGCAACGGTGCAACCTTGGTTCACCAATGCCCTGAAGCGTATCGCCAAGACACCCAAGCTGCACTTCCTCGATTCCGGCCTGTTAGCGACTGTTCGTGGTCTGACATTCGACAGGGTGAAGGCCGATCGCGCGACATTTGGCGCGCTTCTGGAGAGCTTCGTGTTCTCGGAGGTGCTGAAGCTGATGAGTGCCTCGGATTTGCGGGTAACGCCGCATCATTTCCGGGATCGCGACATGCGTGAGGTCGACATCGTGCTGGAACGCGACGACGGCATGATCGTCGGAATCGAGGTGAAGGCCAGCGCCACTGTCAAAGCCGGTGATTTCGGAGGGTTGCGTGCCTTGGCCGAGGCCTGCGGAGATCGCTTCGCCTTTGGTGTGGTCCTCTACGACAGCGCGGACGTTGTGCCGTTCGGCGACAAGCTGGTGGCAGCGCCTCTGTCATGTTTGTGGAGCGCCGCGGCATGA
- a CDS encoding DEAD/DEAH box helicase, whose amino-acid sequence MKAFQFNHRLIDSYARFSRSFSTVRSDDLKAEIDRKYDNGHFWPDTLLSINPRFLKGATADELVASGDLDEATGKIFRFGSTPLRFHRHQAQAIAKARAGKSYVVTTGTGSGKSLCFFVPVVDSIVRARKAGKPRKTSAIIVYPMNALANSQMNEIEKFISQSGLPKESKPVVRRYTGQESQEERQQIADNPPDILLTNFMMAELLLTRQDSLDTKVIENASGLDFIVLDELHTYRGRQGADVAVLVRRLRNRCTPDKAPICIGTSATMASEGSDANRAQAVADVASRLFGVTIGPDSVIDESLERATDDRLKLDDVRSKLTSVLTSPMPDELTDEVLKQHPLAVWTELAIGLDDGLELKRKKPIPFGEAVELLSQDSGTEAETCRHYFEAFLTRISLPETDRGGQGASAFLAFKLHQFISGAGEIFVTLTEKPRNVLFEGQLEDPDAPGHRLYPTRFCRGCGHEVHVVTRTDDASGVLFVPRNIDDAPLDDQETETAGYLIPDGDGDPDYIFTGEIETYPEDWREERHGIERLRANRKGRVPQQFSVAPDGRPALTGKAFWFIPGKFGFCPCCLDQPHPSMRERSKLAGLSGEGRSSATTLLVSTALEWMNSHNSGVPKEKRKLLGFTDNRQDAALQAGHFNDFLFVSLLRGAILRAVLDAGNDGITEDEFGLKVVKALGFTASNREARIHWMLDAEAGAVVREDAQRSLAKVLAHRLWTDLRRGWRYTNPSLSVLKLIDVSFIGLDEVAEDSECLGAILPALTTQSVSQRKEMLKTLLGAMLDGLAVGTEALDLTVLDTVAQKSRNLLRTPWSIDAKENPRSRTTLFLQAPGKDRVGLREEQTIVRAGHNSRIGRLINRRDFFGEKLGRDDYLTVLTGLMELLAREGLVSRVDIEADLQGWRLSPSTVRIVPGEAVRSGTAKGNRYFHDLYHQIAADLKAGGSGFWGLEGREHTAQVSQRQREWREWRFRYEKEDRENLAQYAAELKAVGESDQFLPALFCSPTMELGVDISALNAVYLRNVPPTPANYAQRAGRAGRSGQAAVIVTYCAAQSPHDQYFFERRNEMVAGVVRPPALDITNEELVRSHLHAIWLAEAKLALSPDIPEILDLTGTGYPLKQEVHDIIDPPALAAAAHAPMKRVLDQILASVDGRKPAWMNDPDDFVSAVAQRAPEDFDRAFDRWRELYNSARTQLMEANARSEITGLSGADRRRIKAAQMQASDQITILEQGKASNGSDFYSYRYLATEGFLPGYNFPRLPLYAFIPGEGKAGSFLQRARFLAISEFGPRSLIYHEGRAYRVMKAKLPPEVRTGDGAELATKDIFICSNCGACHDGEVERCHACNAPMAGEVPVQRTLRIDNVEAAPAERITANDEERVRQGFDIQTVFSWPKRDGRTQVIEADFRCEDVSILNLQYANSAEISRINKGLKRRANQTVFGFHIDPRSGYWAKSDDEDPDVDVPPDVVRPVRIVPIVRDRKNALLFRFNNPADYAPETIATVQHALMRGVEIVFQLEEGEILGEPLPARDNRRAVLAYEATEGGAGVLSRLIEDSQALGKVARAALILMHFDRVDEAIAAGNAKLLVNHDEESCVRGCYRCLLSYFNQPDHELINRTHEEAKQMLVDLARGQVVLAADQPAESGEWVDTFKAAGLPAPDSSTMKFSDQEMSFAWRSHFVAACIVPLTEATRQTAEAKGWTLFELPQVVTVGVPDAMRSMFGE is encoded by the coding sequence ATGAAAGCTTTTCAGTTCAATCATAGGCTTATCGATTCATACGCTCGCTTCTCGCGGTCATTTAGCACTGTCCGATCCGATGATCTGAAAGCTGAAATTGATAGGAAATATGACAACGGCCATTTCTGGCCCGATACTTTGCTGTCTATTAATCCTCGCTTTCTTAAGGGAGCGACGGCGGACGAACTAGTCGCTTCCGGCGACCTCGATGAAGCGACGGGCAAAATATTCCGATTCGGGTCAACACCGCTACGATTTCACCGCCACCAAGCCCAAGCGATCGCCAAAGCTCGCGCGGGGAAAAGCTACGTAGTCACGACAGGAACAGGGTCGGGTAAATCGCTCTGCTTTTTCGTGCCGGTTGTCGACTCGATTGTCCGTGCGCGGAAAGCCGGGAAGCCTCGCAAGACCAGTGCGATCATCGTTTATCCGATGAACGCACTTGCCAATAGTCAGATGAACGAGATCGAGAAGTTCATCTCGCAATCCGGGCTTCCGAAGGAATCCAAACCGGTTGTGCGGCGCTATACAGGGCAGGAAAGCCAGGAAGAGCGGCAGCAGATCGCCGACAATCCGCCGGATATTCTGCTCACCAACTTTATGATGGCCGAACTTCTCCTGACGCGACAGGACAGTCTCGACACGAAGGTCATTGAGAACGCAAGCGGCCTAGACTTCATCGTCCTCGACGAACTCCACACCTATCGGGGCCGTCAGGGCGCCGACGTGGCCGTTCTCGTCCGACGCCTCCGCAATCGCTGCACACCGGATAAGGCGCCAATCTGCATCGGCACATCGGCTACCATGGCGAGCGAAGGGTCGGACGCAAATAGAGCCCAGGCCGTAGCAGATGTTGCGTCCCGCCTTTTCGGAGTCACCATCGGACCGGACTCTGTAATCGATGAATCTCTGGAACGCGCAACGGATGACCGGCTGAAGCTGGATGACGTGCGTTCGAAACTGACTTCCGTGCTTACATCACCAATGCCCGATGAGTTGACCGACGAGGTGTTGAAGCAGCACCCCTTGGCGGTTTGGACGGAATTGGCGATCGGTTTGGATGATGGTCTGGAACTGAAGCGCAAGAAGCCAATTCCATTCGGGGAAGCGGTGGAACTTCTATCACAAGATAGCGGCACGGAGGCGGAAACCTGCCGGCATTATTTTGAGGCATTTCTGACCCGTATTAGCCTGCCGGAAACTGATCGAGGCGGTCAGGGAGCCAGCGCGTTTCTGGCATTCAAGCTTCATCAGTTCATATCGGGCGCAGGCGAAATCTTCGTCACATTGACCGAGAAGCCCAGAAACGTGCTCTTTGAGGGGCAACTCGAAGACCCTGACGCGCCGGGACATCGTCTTTATCCTACGCGCTTCTGCCGGGGGTGTGGGCATGAGGTTCACGTTGTCACCAGAACGGATGATGCCTCAGGCGTTCTATTCGTTCCCAGAAACATCGACGACGCCCCCCTCGACGATCAGGAAACTGAGACGGCCGGCTATCTTATCCCTGACGGCGACGGCGATCCCGACTACATCTTCACGGGCGAGATCGAAACCTATCCCGAAGATTGGCGCGAAGAGCGTCACGGGATTGAGCGCCTGCGGGCGAACAGAAAGGGACGAGTGCCGCAACAGTTCTCGGTCGCCCCCGATGGCCGCCCCGCGTTAACGGGCAAAGCCTTCTGGTTCATCCCCGGCAAATTCGGCTTTTGTCCCTGCTGCCTCGATCAGCCTCACCCGAGCATGAGAGAACGCAGCAAGCTTGCGGGCCTGTCGGGCGAAGGACGCAGCTCTGCCACGACTCTGCTTGTTTCGACGGCTCTGGAATGGATGAACAGCCACAATAGCGGCGTTCCCAAAGAAAAGCGAAAGCTCCTTGGCTTCACCGACAACCGGCAGGATGCCGCGCTTCAGGCAGGCCATTTCAACGACTTCCTGTTCGTCAGCCTACTACGTGGCGCGATCCTACGCGCGGTCTTGGATGCTGGTAATGATGGGATAACGGAAGACGAATTTGGTCTGAAAGTGGTCAAGGCGCTCGGCTTTACCGCGAGTAACAGGGAGGCCCGCATCCATTGGATGTTGGATGCAGAAGCTGGAGCCGTGGTTCGCGAAGACGCGCAGCGATCCCTCGCAAAGGTCCTGGCTCACAGACTCTGGACAGATTTGCGGCGCGGATGGCGCTACACGAACCCGAGTCTCTCCGTCCTCAAGCTAATCGATGTTTCGTTCATCGGCCTTGATGAGGTCGCGGAGGATTCAGAATGCCTCGGGGCAATCCTGCCAGCTTTGACCACTCAGAGCGTTTCGCAGCGGAAAGAAATGCTGAAAACGCTTCTGGGCGCCATGCTCGACGGCTTGGCAGTGGGAACCGAGGCGCTCGATCTAACAGTCCTCGACACCGTCGCACAGAAATCCAGAAATCTCCTGCGCACACCCTGGTCCATCGACGCGAAGGAAAACCCAAGGAGCCGTACGACCCTGTTTCTTCAGGCTCCGGGCAAGGATCGGGTGGGGCTCCGGGAAGAGCAAACGATCGTTCGTGCCGGGCATAATTCCCGTATCGGACGCCTGATTAATCGCAGGGACTTTTTCGGAGAAAAGCTTGGCAGAGACGACTATCTGACGGTCTTGACTGGCCTGATGGAGCTTTTGGCCCGCGAGGGGCTGGTGTCGCGGGTTGACATAGAGGCGGACTTGCAAGGATGGCGCCTGTCACCATCGACCGTTCGGATTGTCCCTGGTGAGGCCGTCCGGTCTGGCACGGCCAAAGGAAATCGCTATTTCCACGATCTGTATCATCAGATTGCCGCTGATCTGAAAGCTGGTGGAAGCGGCTTTTGGGGGCTTGAGGGTCGTGAACATACGGCGCAGGTTTCTCAAAGACAGCGCGAATGGCGCGAATGGCGTTTCAGATACGAAAAGGAAGACCGGGAAAACCTCGCCCAGTACGCCGCCGAACTCAAGGCGGTGGGGGAGTCAGACCAGTTCCTTCCAGCTCTCTTCTGCTCTCCGACCATGGAGCTTGGCGTCGATATTTCGGCGCTCAATGCCGTCTATTTGCGCAATGTGCCGCCGACGCCGGCGAACTATGCGCAGCGCGCTGGTCGCGCCGGCCGTTCCGGACAGGCCGCCGTCATCGTGACCTATTGCGCTGCTCAATCGCCGCATGACCAGTATTTCTTCGAACGGCGCAATGAGATGGTGGCCGGTGTCGTTCGCCCCCCTGCGCTCGACATCACAAACGAAGAGCTTGTGCGTTCACACCTGCACGCCATTTGGCTCGCTGAGGCGAAACTCGCCCTCTCACCGGATATCCCAGAAATCCTTGATCTGACAGGGACCGGCTATCCGTTGAAGCAGGAAGTCCACGACATCATCGATCCGCCCGCACTCGCTGCGGCGGCCCATGCGCCGATGAAGCGAGTACTTGATCAAATTCTTGCATCCGTGGATGGCCGAAAGCCAGCTTGGATGAATGATCCCGACGATTTCGTGTCTGCTGTCGCTCAACGTGCGCCCGAGGACTTTGATCGTGCCTTCGACCGTTGGCGCGAACTCTACAATTCTGCTCGAACGCAATTGATGGAAGCCAATGCGCGCTCCGAGATCACGGGGCTTTCCGGCGCAGATCGTCGTCGTATCAAAGCGGCGCAGATGCAGGCGAGCGACCAGATCACCATTCTGGAACAAGGCAAGGCCTCGAACGGATCGGACTTCTATTCCTACCGCTATCTTGCGACCGAGGGCTTCTTACCGGGCTACAATTTCCCGCGCCTACCTCTCTATGCCTTTATCCCTGGCGAGGGCAAAGCGGGTTCATTCCTCCAGCGCGCTCGTTTCCTGGCCATTTCGGAATTTGGGCCACGCAGCCTGATCTATCATGAGGGGCGTGCCTATCGAGTCATGAAGGCGAAGCTGCCGCCGGAAGTCCGGACGGGGGATGGGGCTGAACTGGCCACGAAAGACATCTTTATATGTTCGAACTGCGGCGCCTGCCATGACGGAGAGGTTGAACGGTGCCACGCCTGCAATGCGCCGATGGCGGGCGAAGTGCCGGTACAGAGAACGCTCCGCATCGACAATGTGGAAGCGGCCCCGGCCGAGCGGATCACGGCGAACGACGAAGAGCGTGTCCGGCAGGGCTTCGACATACAGACCGTCTTTTCCTGGCCGAAACGGGACGGTCGCACGCAAGTTATCGAGGCCGACTTCCGCTGTGAGGACGTCTCGATCCTCAATCTCCAATATGCGAACAGCGCCGAGATCAGCCGTATCAACAAGGGTCTGAAACGACGCGCCAATCAAACCGTCTTCGGCTTTCACATCGATCCGCGTAGCGGCTATTGGGCAAAGTCGGACGACGAAGATCCCGATGTCGATGTGCCGCCGGATGTGGTGAGGCCGGTTCGGATCGTCCCGATCGTGCGTGACCGTAAGAACGCGCTGCTGTTCCGTTTCAACAATCCTGCCGACTACGCGCCCGAGACCATTGCGACGGTCCAACATGCACTCATGAGAGGCGTCGAGATTGTCTTCCAGTTGGAGGAAGGCGAGATACTCGGTGAGCCGCTCCCCGCTCGCGACAATCGCCGCGCTGTCCTGGCCTATGAAGCCACGGAAGGCGGGGCAGGCGTACTGAGCCGTCTGATCGAGGATTCCCAGGCGCTCGGGAAAGTCGCTCGGGCAGCACTGATCTTGATGCATTTTGATAGGGTCGATGAGGCCATCGCAGCAGGCAATGCCAAGCTGCTCGTCAATCACGATGAGGAATCATGTGTCCGGGGCTGCTACCGATGTCTGCTGTCCTATTTCAATCAACCCGATCACGAGTTGATCAACCGCACCCATGAGGAAGCCAAGCAGATGCTGGTCGATCTCGCGCGGGGCCAGGTTGTACTGGCGGCGGATCAGCCAGCAGAAAGTGGGGAATGGGTGGACACCTTCAAAGCGGCGGGACTTCCTGCCCCGGATAGCTCCACCATGAAATTTTCCGATCAGGAAATGAGTTTTGCATGGCGCAGCCATTTCGTCGCCGCTTGCATTGTTCCCTTGACGGAAGCAACACGCCAAACTGCGGAGGCCAAGGGCTGGACGCTGTTTGAGTTACCGCAAGTCGTCACTGTGGGCGTGCCCGACGCAATGCGTTCGATGTTCGGGGAATAG
- a CDS encoding DEAD/DEAH box helicase: MTVNFAPGDLVRARGREWVTLPSPQNGVLTLRPLSGSSSDTVVLDPTLELLPVEPARFDLPADAATTVQAKAALLADAMRLTLRRGAGPFRSAAQLAFEPRTYQLVPLLMALRMVAPRLLIADDVGIGKTIEAGLILRELMDRGEVDAFSVLCPPHLVEQWIGELKARFGIDAVAVTSSTASRLERGLPLAQTLFEAYPFTVVSLDYIKAEKRREGFARACPDFVIVDEAHACVGTHKGRQQRFDLLQGLARNPDRRMILLTATPHSGDEEAFARLLSLIDPSFASMDFEDTRYRERLARHFVQRRRIDLVTGDWDEDRAFPKHETTEFAYHLSGAHRDFQEAVLDYCFGVVSKAGSGQREQRLAFWGTLALMRCVGSSPAAALSALRNRMSSESDRLEPQIYDEDGDDEDAVDLEPGTAFEVDPALLALVRHAEELVGKADPKLAALIETLTPLIKKGANPVVFCRYLATAEHVRDGLRKAFPKLTIESVTGILTPDERRDRVADMAATGEEKPVQRILVATDCLSEGINLQQLFDTVVHYDLSWNPTRHQQREGRVDRFGQPVDLVRSIMMFSPDSAIDGAVLEVILRKAEEIRKATGVTVPLPEERGPVTDALMAAMMLRRRGSPQLTLDLRFEDSVKAVEARWRDASENERKSRARFAQNVMKPQEVAPEWEKVRALLGSPANARLFVERAMSRFGAQLETRKAVLLAHVDALDADLRGRLAEHDLKGTVRLATMEPAPSGTALLTRTHPLTATLAEALVEASLDRESLSGLGIGRVGAWPTATVQQVTRLALLRIRFKLTVHARKERLLLAEEAALVAVQGARIVAIGEEARELLNAPATADLAPIARDRFIAKAKEELPDLLEGPIAEFVQSRGQELMEDHARLRIASGSASRVTVEAVLPPDVIGLFTLMPGEA; encoded by the coding sequence ATGACAGTGAATTTTGCCCCGGGAGATTTGGTTCGAGCACGCGGCCGTGAGTGGGTTACACTTCCGTCACCGCAGAACGGCGTCCTCACGCTCCGCCCCCTTTCCGGTAGCAGCAGCGATACCGTTGTTCTCGACCCGACGCTCGAACTTCTACCGGTCGAGCCGGCCCGTTTCGATCTCCCCGCAGATGCGGCCACGACCGTTCAGGCCAAAGCGGCATTACTGGCGGATGCGATGCGCCTGACGCTTCGCCGTGGCGCAGGCCCTTTCAGGTCGGCAGCCCAGCTCGCCTTTGAGCCGCGAACCTATCAGCTTGTCCCCCTGCTGATGGCACTTCGCATGGTGGCGCCGCGCTTGCTGATCGCCGATGATGTGGGCATCGGCAAGACGATCGAAGCGGGCCTGATTCTGCGCGAGCTGATGGACCGAGGCGAGGTGGATGCGTTCTCGGTGCTTTGCCCACCGCACCTCGTCGAACAATGGATCGGAGAGCTGAAGGCCCGTTTCGGCATTGACGCCGTTGCGGTCACGTCCAGCACCGCAAGCCGTCTTGAACGTGGTCTACCGCTCGCCCAGACTCTATTTGAGGCTTATCCTTTCACGGTCGTCAGCCTCGACTACATCAAGGCGGAGAAACGCCGCGAAGGCTTCGCGCGCGCCTGCCCGGATTTCGTCATCGTCGATGAGGCTCACGCCTGCGTCGGAACGCACAAGGGCCGGCAGCAGCGCTTCGATCTCTTGCAGGGTCTGGCGCGGAATCCGGATCGCAGGATGATCCTTCTGACCGCGACGCCGCATTCCGGGGACGAGGAGGCGTTCGCTCGTCTCCTTTCCCTGATCGATCCGTCATTTGCCTCAATGGACTTCGAGGACACGCGATATCGCGAGCGTCTGGCGCGCCATTTCGTGCAAAGGCGCAGGATCGATCTCGTTACCGGCGATTGGGATGAGGATCGCGCATTCCCGAAACATGAAACCACCGAGTTTGCCTATCACCTGTCCGGTGCTCATCGCGACTTTCAAGAGGCCGTCCTTGATTACTGCTTCGGTGTCGTCTCCAAGGCGGGATCGGGGCAGCGTGAGCAGCGCCTCGCCTTCTGGGGCACACTGGCCCTGATGCGCTGCGTCGGCTCTTCTCCAGCCGCTGCCTTGAGCGCGTTGCGGAACCGCATGTCGAGCGAAAGCGATCGCCTCGAACCTCAAATCTATGACGAGGACGGAGATGATGAGGACGCGGTCGATCTCGAACCAGGCACGGCATTCGAGGTCGATCCTGCGCTTCTCGCGCTGGTAAGGCACGCCGAGGAATTGGTAGGAAAAGCCGATCCGAAGCTGGCGGCTTTGATCGAGACGCTGACGCCTCTCATCAAGAAGGGCGCAAATCCCGTCGTCTTCTGCCGTTATCTGGCGACGGCCGAGCATGTACGCGATGGTCTGCGTAAAGCCTTTCCGAAGCTCACCATCGAGTCCGTAACGGGTATTCTCACACCGGACGAGCGTCGTGATCGTGTCGCCGACATGGCGGCGACGGGCGAGGAAAAGCCGGTCCAGCGCATCCTTGTCGCCACCGATTGCCTCTCCGAAGGGATCAACCTCCAACAGCTCTTCGACACTGTCGTCCACTACGACCTGTCGTGGAATCCGACCCGGCACCAGCAGCGCGAAGGGCGAGTCGATCGGTTCGGGCAGCCGGTGGACCTTGTCCGGTCGATCATGATGTTTTCGCCGGACAGTGCCATCGATGGCGCCGTGCTTGAGGTCATCCTTCGGAAGGCCGAGGAAATCCGCAAGGCAACTGGCGTGACCGTGCCACTCCCAGAGGAACGCGGGCCGGTGACGGACGCATTGATGGCGGCGATGATGCTGCGCCGCCGAGGGAGTCCCCAGCTCACGCTCGATCTTCGCTTCGAGGATAGCGTGAAAGCGGTGGAAGCGCGCTGGCGGGACGCTTCCGAGAACGAGCGGAAATCGCGGGCGCGTTTCGCGCAGAACGTCATGAAGCCGCAAGAAGTCGCACCCGAATGGGAAAAGGTTCGCGCGTTGCTTGGCTCACCAGCAAATGCGCGCCTATTTGTCGAGCGCGCCATGTCGCGCTTCGGCGCGCAGTTGGAAACCCGCAAAGCCGTGCTTCTGGCCCATGTCGACGCTCTCGATGCCGACCTGCGTGGGCGTTTGGCCGAACATGATCTGAAAGGAACGGTGCGCCTGGCGACGATGGAGCCTGCACCCTCGGGCACGGCGCTGCTCACCCGAACGCACCCGCTGACGGCGACACTCGCCGAGGCGCTGGTCGAAGCCTCACTTGACCGGGAATCTTTGTCCGGGCTGGGCATCGGTCGTGTCGGCGCGTGGCCGACCGCCACCGTCCAGCAAGTCACCCGCCTCGCGCTCCTGCGCATCCGCTTCAAGCTGACTGTCCATGCCCGCAAGGAACGGCTGTTGCTGGCAGAGGAAGCGGCGCTCGTCGCGGTGCAGGGCGCGCGGATCGTGGCTATCGGCGAAGAAGCGCGCGAACTGCTGAACGCGCCCGCGACGGCCGATCTTGCGCCCATCGCGCGGGACAGATTCATCGCCAAGGCCAAGGAGGAACTGCCTGACCTGCTCGAAGGGCCGATCGCCGAGTTCGTCCAATCGCGAGGGCAGGAGCTGATGGAGGATCACGCCCGCCTTCGCATTGCGTCCGGGTCCGCTTCCCGGGTCACTGTGGAGGCCGTATTGCCGCCGGATGTCATCGGCCTGTTCACGCTGATGCCGGGAGAGGCTTGA